The window CACCATGTTCGAGAAGATCTGGGACGCCCACGTCGTCCATCACGAGCCGGGGCAGCAGGCCATTTTGTACATCGATTTGCACCTGGTCCATGAAGTGACCAGCCCTCAGGCTTTTGAAGGGCTGCGGCTCGCCGGTCGTAAACTGCGTCGCCCCGATCGAACCGTGGCCACGCCGGACCATAACATTCCGACGACCAATCGCGCCCTGCCAATTGCCGACCCGATCAGCAAGCAACAGATCGACACCTTGCGCGCCAACTGCAAAGAATTCGGCGTCAAGCTGTACGACCTCGACAATCCACAACAGGGGATCGTCCATGTCATCGGCCCTGAACTCGGCCTGACTCAGCCGGGCATGACGATCGTTTGTGGCGACAGCCACACCGCCACGCATGGCGCGTTTGGCGCGCTGGCCTTTGGCATCGGCACCAGCGAAGTCGAGCACGTGATGGCGACCCAGACGCTGTTGCAGTCGCGCCCCAAGACGATGGAGATTCGCGTCGAGGGGAAGTTGCCGCCGGGCGTGACCGCCAAGGACGTCATCCTGTACATCATCGGGCAGATCACGACCGACGGCGGCACCGGATATTGCATCGAATACACCGGCAGCGTGATCCGCGCCCTGAGCATGGAAGAGCGGATGACCGTCTGTAACATGACGATCGAGGCGGGCGCTCGGGCGGGCATGATCGCGCCGGATGACAAGACGTTCGCCTACCTGCGCGGGCGGGAATTCGCTCCCAAGGATTTCGACGCCGCCGTGGCCCGTTGGCGAAAGTTACCCAGCGATCCGGGTGCGAAGTACGACAAGACGATCGTGTTCCAAGCCGCCGACATCGTGCCGCAAGTCACCTGGGGAACAAATCCGGGGCAAGTAGCGCCGGTGACCGGCGCGGTGCCAAACCCGGCCGCAATGAACGACGACAATCAGCGCAAGGCAGCGTCCGGCGCGCTGCAATATATGGGACTGACGCCGGGGACGCCGCTCGTGGACCTGACGCTCGATCGAGTCTTCATCGGCTCGTGTACTAATAGCCGGATCGAGGACCTTCGCGCCGCGGCCGCCGTGGTGCGCGGCTATCACGTGAACAACCACGTCAGCGCGATGGTCGTTCCCGGCAGCGGCCAGGTCAAGAAGCAGGCCGAATCCGAAGGGCTGGACCGCGTGTTCCGCGAAGCTGGGTTCGATTGGCGCGAGGCGGGCTGCAGCATGTGCCTGGGGATGAATCCCGACACGCTGTCGCCGGGTCAGCGCTGCGCTTCGACCAGCAACCGGAACTTTGAAGGTCGGCAAGGCAAAGGTGGCCGCACGCACCTGGTCTCGCCCGCCATGGCCGCCGCGGCCGCCATCACGGGCCACTTTGTCGACATCCGCGATTGGAAGTATCAGGCCTAGCGCATCATGGATCGCGGTCGACACCGCGCGTCGCGTTACTAAGAAACACTGACGTTGCCATTACGGAAAGCATCATGAAAGCATTCACCGTTCATACCGGACTCGTCGCGGTCATCGACAAGCCGAACATCGACACCGACCAGATCATCCCCAAGCAGTTCCTCAAGCGGATCGAGCGGACGGGCTTTGGCCAGTACCTGTTCTTCGATTGGCGGTTCAAGGAAGACGGCAGCGACAATCCGGACTTCGAGCTGAATCAGCCCCGCTTCCGCGGCGCTTCGATCCTGGTCGCGGGGCCGAACTTTGGCTGTGGCAGCAGCCGAGAACACGCCCCTTGGGCGCTCGAGGACTACGGCTTTCGCGTGGTTATCTCGTCGAGCTTCGCCGACATCTTCTACAACAACTGCTTCAAGAACGGCATGCTGCCCGTCAAGCTCGACGAGGCGTCCGTCGGCGAGTTGATGGCGATGGTCGCCAAGAATCCCGGCTACCAACTGACCGTCGACCTGCAAAACTGCGTGCTGCGCGACGAGCATGGCTATCGCAAGCCAATCGAAGTCGAGGCCTTCCGCCGGCATTGTTTGCTGAATGGTCTGGACGATATCGGCCTGACAATGCAGCATGAGGCGAAGATTACTCAGTACGAACGCGCCCACGGGATCGCCTGATTGGGCTCGCGGTCGACAATCTGGACGACGTCCAGCGGCGGCAAAGCCGCCAGCTTGGTTCATTGTCTATTGCGAACGGAGTGCGAACGATGAATCGACGGCTCGTACGGCTCGTCTGTTGCTTGGCCTTTGGCGTGGCGATACTCGCCGGTGATTTCATCTTGCGACCCAGCGCCGCCGACGAGCCGCAACCAGTCGCGGCCCCGCAGCCCGTGATCAGCAGCCTGACTCCGGCCGGCGCCGAACGCGTGCTAAGCACATTTGGGCTGGAATTCAAAGAAGTCGAAAAGGGGATGTACGTCTTCCGGCACGAAGACCTGAAGCTGTTGTTTCACAACGGCCACGAGACGCTACACCTGTATTCAAACTTTCCCAGCGCCAAGGCCGAGTTGACGAAGATCAACGACTGGAATCGGACCAAGCGGTTCGCCAAGGCCTTTTTGAACGAGCACAATCAGCCGACGCTGACGGCCGATCTGGAACTGACCGGCGGCGTGACCGAGCAGAACCTGATGGAATGGCTGAAAACCTACGTCGCCTACCTGAAGCAGTTCAAAGAGTTCATCGAGAAGTAACTCTTCCTCGCGCCGTATCAGAAGCCTGACGCTCAGGCAAACAACTGCCCGATCGGCGTGCCGCCGTCGGTGATGGGGACCGGACGCTTGTTCTCGTCGAATAGTTCTTTCGCCGGGTTGATTCCCATGGCCGCGCAGATCGTGGCGTGGAAGTCGGGAATACTGACGGCCGGCGTGACCACCGTCTTGGCGATTTCGTCGGTCTCGCCGTACGCGCCGCAATGCTTCAACCCGCCACCGGCTAGGACCATGGTGTAGCACTTGGACTGGTGGCCGCGGCCGCCGCGAGCGTCGAACTCGGGCGGACGTCCGAACTCGGTGGCGATGGCGATCAAGGTCCGATCCAGCATCTTCCGCGATTCCAGGTCGCGAATCAGCGTCGAGAGCGCCAGGTCCAGTTCCTTGATCAGAAGGTGCTGGTTCAGTTGTCCTTCATTGTGCGTGTCCCAACCGGTGCCGTTGATGAAGTTCAAGTTGTGCGACACCTCGATGAACCGGCAGCCGTGCTCGACCAGCCGGCGGGCCAGCAAGCAGCGCTGCCCGAACTCGCCACCATAGCTCTCGCGCAACGTGTCGGACTCTTCCTTCAGGTTGAACACTCGCATGAATTGCGGGCCGGCCAGGCGCAGGCTCTCGCCAATCACCTGGTCATAGGCAGCCAAGGTCGAGTCGCTCGCCGCGCGCTGGCGCAGCCGCTTCAAGAGTTGCTCGCGGCGATCTTGCCGCGCCACATCGACGTCCGAATGCCGCACCAAACCCGAAGGCCCGGCTTCGGTGTCAACCAGGTTCAGGTAGCCATGCCGCGGACCCAAGAAACCGGGGTCGCGAGCGGTATTGGGATAGCCGATCACGACATAGGCCGGCATGTTGTCGTTAACCTTGCCGCGCTCGTGGCTGACGATGCTGCCGATGCTGGGGTAGCGGATCGTTTCGCTGATTCGCCGCCCGGTGTGGACAAAGTGCGTCGCCGTGGCGTGCTCGTCGAAAGTGTTATGGCTGATCGTGCGAACCGCCGTGATCCGGTCCATCAACTGGGCGGCTTGCGGCAGGTGCTCAACGACCTTCACGCCCGCGACCGCGGTGTCGATCGAGTCGTAATAGCAGCCCGGCTTCTTCTCTTTCGGGTCGCCACGTCGCTTGGGATCGAACGTGTCGACGCCGGCCATGCCCCCGCCTAGCCAGAGGAAAATGCAATGGTCGGCCTTCCCCATCGGCGCCGCCGGCGCGGTCGCTGCACGAGCCAGCGGCGCTAGCCTGCCCCAGGCGTTGGCCGCCCCTAGCGCCGTGGCCCCGTGCAACGTGTGCCGGAGAAAATCGCGTCGTGAATGTCCCACTTGTTGGTTCATGGCAGATAGACCAGTTCCGGTGAGTTCAATAGCGTCCAAAGTGCGTCTTCGAGTCGTCGCCGCCAGTCGCCGGTCAGCCGCGCGGTCGGCTTGTCGCCGGCTCGGGCCTCGGCTTCCTCGCGCGTGCGTTGCGCGTTGGCGGCAGGGTCCAAGTGATTTGACCAGGCGATGTAGGGCCGATAGCGATGCGGCACCGCTGGCTTCTCATGCGAAACCACGCGACCATCAAAGCCCGGCTCCAATAGCGCTTTGAAATCGCGCAGCTCATCGGCCGACGGTTCGCGCGACAAGATGCGCAGGTACAACTCGCGGGCCAGCCCTTCGGCCGAGTCGGCTTGCAACGCCAACTCGGCCATTTGCGACTCGTCCGACACACGCGTCAGCCAGCGCGCCACCGTGCCATTGGCCAGCAGGGCGGCTTGCAGCACACTTGGCTCGACCTTGCGCTCGGAAACCGCTTCTTGGCGGTTGCCGCTCCAGCCGAACGCGCCCAGCAACTCGGCCACCGCTTGAGCGCGGGGCAGGTTCAAACTCGGGCGATCCCGCTCGTTGGACAAGTACGTGAACTGCCAGGCCCGTTGCGGACGCCCCAGGTTCAAGCCATTGTCGGCCGGGCGGCCGCTGTCCAGGTCGATGCACATTGCCTCGGTCAC of the Planctomycetota bacterium genome contains:
- the leuC gene encoding 3-isopropylmalate dehydratase large subunit, with protein sequence MFEKIWDAHVVHHEPGQQAILYIDLHLVHEVTSPQAFEGLRLAGRKLRRPDRTVATPDHNIPTTNRALPIADPISKQQIDTLRANCKEFGVKLYDLDNPQQGIVHVIGPELGLTQPGMTIVCGDSHTATHGAFGALAFGIGTSEVEHVMATQTLLQSRPKTMEIRVEGKLPPGVTAKDVILYIIGQITTDGGTGYCIEYTGSVIRALSMEERMTVCNMTIEAGARAGMIAPDDKTFAYLRGREFAPKDFDAAVARWRKLPSDPGAKYDKTIVFQAADIVPQVTWGTNPGQVAPVTGAVPNPAAMNDDNQRKAASGALQYMGLTPGTPLVDLTLDRVFIGSCTNSRIEDLRAAAAVVRGYHVNNHVSAMVVPGSGQVKKQAESEGLDRVFREAGFDWREAGCSMCLGMNPDTLSPGQRCASTSNRNFEGRQGKGGRTHLVSPAMAAAAAITGHFVDIRDWKYQA
- the leuD gene encoding 3-isopropylmalate dehydratase small subunit encodes the protein MKAFTVHTGLVAVIDKPNIDTDQIIPKQFLKRIERTGFGQYLFFDWRFKEDGSDNPDFELNQPRFRGASILVAGPNFGCGSSREHAPWALEDYGFRVVISSSFADIFYNNCFKNGMLPVKLDEASVGELMAMVAKNPGYQLTVDLQNCVLRDEHGYRKPIEVEAFRRHCLLNGLDDIGLTMQHEAKITQYERAHGIA
- a CDS encoding YbjN domain-containing protein codes for the protein MNRRLVRLVCCLAFGVAILAGDFILRPSAADEPQPVAAPQPVISSLTPAGAERVLSTFGLEFKEVEKGMYVFRHEDLKLLFHNGHETLHLYSNFPSAKAELTKINDWNRTKRFAKAFLNEHNQPTLTADLELTGGVTEQNLMEWLKTYVAYLKQFKEFIEK
- a CDS encoding DUF1501 domain-containing protein; its protein translation is MNQQVGHSRRDFLRHTLHGATALGAANAWGRLAPLARAATAPAAPMGKADHCIFLWLGGGMAGVDTFDPKRRGDPKEKKPGCYYDSIDTAVAGVKVVEHLPQAAQLMDRITAVRTISHNTFDEHATATHFVHTGRRISETIRYPSIGSIVSHERGKVNDNMPAYVVIGYPNTARDPGFLGPRHGYLNLVDTEAGPSGLVRHSDVDVARQDRREQLLKRLRQRAASDSTLAAYDQVIGESLRLAGPQFMRVFNLKEESDTLRESYGGEFGQRCLLARRLVEHGCRFIEVSHNLNFINGTGWDTHNEGQLNQHLLIKELDLALSTLIRDLESRKMLDRTLIAIATEFGRPPEFDARGGRGHQSKCYTMVLAGGGLKHCGAYGETDEIAKTVVTPAVSIPDFHATICAAMGINPAKELFDENKRPVPITDGGTPIGQLFA